The following proteins are encoded in a genomic region of Cervus elaphus chromosome 15, mCerEla1.1, whole genome shotgun sequence:
- the LOC122709585 gene encoding 60S ribosomal protein L36a-like: MVNVPKTRRTFCKKCGKHQPHKVTQYKKGRDSLYAQGKRRYDRKQSGYGGQTKPIFWKKAKTTKKIVLRLECVEPNCRSKRMLAIKRCKHFELGGDKKRKGQVIQF; the protein is encoded by the coding sequence ATGGTCAATGTCCCTAAAACCCGAAGGACTTTCTGTAAGAAGTGTGGAAAGCATCAGCCGCACAAAGTGACCCAGTATAAGAAGGGCAGAGATTCCCTGTATGCCCAGGGAAAGAGGCGCTATGATCGGAAGCAGAGTGGCTATGGTGGGCAGACCAAgccaattttctggaagaaggCGAAAACCACCAAGAAGATCGTGCTGAGACTTGAATGTGTTGAGCCCAACTGCAGATCCAAGAGGATGCTGGCCATTAAGAGGTGCAAGCATTTTGAACTCGGAGGAGATAAGAAGAGAAAGGGCCAAGTGATCCAGTTCTAA